In Falco biarmicus isolate bFalBia1 chromosome 5, bFalBia1.pri, whole genome shotgun sequence, a single genomic region encodes these proteins:
- the LOC130150786 gene encoding tubulin alpha-3 chain, whose protein sequence is MRECISIHIGQAGVQMGNACWELYCLEHGIQADGTIPGPKQVKPTEPKPEQVDSSFETFFCETASGKHVPRAVFIDLEPTVIDEIRTGTYHALFHPEQLISGKEDAANNYARGHYTIGKEIIDTVLSRIRKMADQCSGLQGFLVFHSFGGGTGSGFTSLLMERLSVEYSKKSKLEFSVYPAPQVSTAVVEPYNSILTTHTTLEHSDCSFMVDNEAIYDICNRNLDIERPTYTNLNRLIGQIVSSVTASLRFNGALNVDLIEFQTNLVPYPRIHFPLTTYAPIISAEKAYHEQLSVPEITNACFEFSNQMVKCDPRRGKYMACCLLYRGDVVPKDVNAAIAAIKTRRSIQFVDWCPTGFKVGINYQPPTVVPGGDLAKVQRAVCMLSNTTAIAEAWARLDHKFDLMYAKRAFVHWYVGEGMEEGEFSEAREDLAALEKDYEEVGRDSADGEDEADEDEY, encoded by the exons ATG AGGGAGTGCATTTCCATCCACATCGGGCAGGCTGGCGTGCAGATGGGCAAtgcctgctgggagctgtaCTGCCTTGAGCATGGGATACAGGCGGATGGGACCATTCCTGGCCCCAAGCAGGTGAAACCGACAGAGCCAAAGCCTGAACAAGTGGATTCTTCTTTTGAGACCTTCTTCTGTGAGACAGCATCTGGCAAGCATGTGCCCCGGGCAGTGTTCATAGACTTGGAGCCCACTGTCATTG ATGAGATCAGGACTGGGACCTACCATGCGCTCTTCCACCCAGAGCAGCTCATCAGTGGCAAAGAAGATGCTGCCAACAACTATGCCCGTGGCCACTACACCATCGGAAAGGAAATTATAGATACTGTCCTCAGCAGAATTCGTAAAATG GCTGACCAGTGCAGTGGCCTCCAAGGATTCCTGGTCTTCCACAGCTTTGGGGGAGGCACAGGCTCTGGGTTCACCTCCCTTCTCATGGAACGGCTCTCTGTGGAGTACAGCAAGAAGTCCAAGCTGGAGTTCTCTGTGTACCCAGCCCCACAGGTCTCCACAGCAGTGGTGGAGCCCTACAACTCTATCCTCACCACCCACACTACCCTGGAGCACTCGGACTGCTCCTTCATGGTGGACAACGAAGCCATCTATGACATCTGCAACCGCAACCTGGACATTGAGCGTCCCACCTACACCAACCTCAACAGGCTGATTGGGCAGATAGTCTCGTCAGTCACTGCCTCCTTGAGATTCAATGGTGCTCTGAATGTTGACCTGATTGAATTCCAGACCAACCTGGTGCCCTACCCACGGATACACTTCCCGCTCACAACCTATGCACCCATCATCTCTGCAGAGAAAGCCTACCATGAGCAGCTGTCTGTGCCGGAGATCACCAATGCTTGCTTTGAGTTCTCCAACCAGATGGTGAAATGTGACCCACGCCGTGGCAAGTACATGGCGTGCTGCCTGCTGTACCGAGGTGACGTGGTGCCCAAGGATGTGAATGCAGCCATTGCAGCCATTAAAACACGCCGGTCGATCCAGTTTGTGGACTGGTGCCCCACAGGCTTTAAGGTGGGTATCAACTACCAGCCTCCCACGGTGGTGCCTGGGGGAGACCTGGCCAAGGTGCAGCGGGCTGTGTGCATGCTGAGCAACACCACGGCCATTGCGGAGGCATGGGCCCGTCTGGACCACAAGTTTGACCTGATGTATGCCAAGCGAGCCTTTGTGCACTGGTATGTGGGGGAGGGCATGGAGGAGGGGGAGTTTTCAGAGGCCAGAGAGGACCTGGCTGCCCTGGAGAAGGATTATGaggaggttggaagggactctGCAGATGGAGAAGATGAGGCTGATGAGGATGAGTACTAA
- the LOC130150073 gene encoding tubulin alpha-3 chain-like: MGNSCWELYCLEHGIEPDGFFPSEFPGQADSSFGTFFSETGSGKYVPRAIFVDLESTVIDDIRTGIYRTIFHPEQLISGKEDAANNYARGHYTVGKEIIDSVVDRARKMTEQCSGLQGFLVFHSFGGGTGSGFTSLLMERLSVEYSKKSKLEFSVYPAPQVSTAVVEPYNSILTTHTTLEHSDCSFMVDNEAIYDICNRNLDIERPTYTNLNRLIGQIVSSVTASLRFNGALNVDLIEFQTNLVPYPRIHFPLTTYAPIISAEKAYHEQLSVPEITNACFEFCNQMVKCDPRRGKYMACCLLYRDDVVPKDVNAAIAAIKTRWSIQFVDWCPTGFKVGINYQPPTVVPGGDLAKVQRAVCMLSNTTAIAEAWARLDHKFDLMYAKRAFVHWYVGEGMEEGEFSEAREDLAALEKDYEEVGRDSADGEE; encoded by the exons ATGGGCAATTCCTGTTGGGAATTATATTGCCTGGAGCATGGGATTGAGCCAGATGGATTCTTCCCCAGTGAATTCCCAGGGCAAGCAGACTCTTCCTTTGGGACCTTCTTCAGTGAGACAGGATCAGGGAAGTATGTACCCAGGGCAATATTTGTTGACCTAGAGTCTACTGTCATTG ATGACATCAGGACTGGGATCTACCGCACGATCTTCCACCCAGAGCAGCTCATCAGTGGCAAAGAAGATGCTGCCAACAACTATGCTCGGGGCCACTACACCGTTGGGAAGGAGATCATTGACTCTGTTGTTGACAGAGCTCGTAAAATG ACTGAGCAGTGCAGTGGCCTCCAAGGATTCCTGGTCTTCCACAGCTTTGGGGGAGGCACAGGCTCTGGGTTCACCTCCCTTCTCATGGAACGGCTCTCTGTGGAGTACAGCAAGAAGTCCAAGCTGGAGTTCTCTGTGTACCCAGCCCCACAGGTCTCCACAGCAGTGGTGGAGCCCTACAACTCTATCCTCACCACCCACACTACCCTGGAGCACTCGGACTGCTCCTTCATGGTGGACAACGAAGCCATCTATGACATCTGCAACCGCAACCTGGACATTGAGCGTCCCACCTACACCAACCTCAACAGGCTGATTGGGCAGATAGTCTCGTCAGTCACTGCCTCCTTGAGATTCAATGGTGCTCTGAATGTTGACCTGATTGAATTCCAGACCAACCTGGTGCCCTACCCACGGATACACTTCCCGCTCACAACCTATGCACCCATCATCTCCGCAGAGAAAGCCTACCATGAGCAGCTGTCTGTGCCGGAGATCACCAATGCTTGCTTTGAGTTCTGCAACCAGATGGTGAAATGTGACCCACGCCGTGGCAAGTACATGGCGTGCTGCCTGCTGTACCGAGATGACGTGGTGCCCAAGGATGTGAATGCAGCCATTGCAGCCATTAAAACACGCTGGTCGATCCAGTTTGTGGACTGGTGCCCCACAGGCTTTAAGGTGGGTATCAACTACCAGCCTCCCACGGTGGTGCCTGGGGGAGACCTGGCCAAGGTGCAGCGGGCTGTGTGCATGCTGAGCAACACCACGGCCATTGCGGAGGCATGGGCCCGTCTGGACCACAAGTTTGACCTGATGTATGCCAAGCGAGCCTTTGTGCACTGGTATGTGGGGGAGGGCATGGAGGAGGGGGAGTTTTCAGAGGCCAGAGAGGACCTGGCTGCCCTGGAGAAGGATTATGaggaggttggaagggactcaGCAGATGgagaagaataa